Proteins encoded together in one Thermococcus barophilus MP window:
- a CDS encoding class I SAM-dependent methyltransferase, giving the protein MFRDLGETFEPTYKEKLWMYDPRSEAGKRRMEKQKALLGKFLPIKSGKALDIGCGMGISTFALEELGFEVTGIDVQEELVEKAKEIAGDIGYKAKFMVMDARKLDFPNESFDLVALLGNPLPHLSVYDFDRIVQEAFRVLKPGGALFIEYADWVKLLHDGYKHVLVEDPFISFHVSLDTTKGQVERLFINLEKGYFFRVKINVWAPWIVEFILRKAGFDVKSHYTSERIVVTIGVKP; this is encoded by the coding sequence ATGTTCAGGGATCTTGGAGAGACTTTTGAACCAACCTATAAGGAAAAGCTCTGGATGTACGACCCGAGGAGTGAAGCCGGGAAGAGAAGAATGGAGAAGCAGAAAGCCCTACTTGGGAAGTTTCTCCCCATAAAAAGCGGTAAGGCTTTGGACATCGGCTGTGGCATGGGAATCTCAACCTTTGCTCTTGAAGAACTTGGCTTTGAAGTTACTGGAATTGACGTTCAGGAAGAGCTTGTGGAAAAGGCGAAGGAAATCGCAGGAGATATTGGATATAAAGCAAAATTCATGGTCATGGACGCCAGGAAGCTCGATTTTCCAAATGAGAGCTTTGATTTAGTTGCGCTTTTAGGGAACCCTCTCCCCCACCTGAGCGTTTATGATTTTGACAGGATTGTCCAGGAGGCCTTCAGGGTGCTGAAGCCCGGGGGAGCCCTGTTCATTGAGTATGCGGACTGGGTTAAGCTTTTACATGACGGCTATAAGCACGTGCTCGTTGAAGATCCATTCATTTCTTTCCATGTTTCCCTCGATACGACAAAGGGCCAAGTAGAGCGGCTTTTCATTAACCTCGAGAAGGGCTATTTCTTTAGAGTGAAGATTAATGTCTGGGCACCATGGATTGTGGAGTTCATCCTTAGAAAAGCTGGATTTGACGTGAAAAGCCACTATACAAGCGAGAGAATAGTGGTGACTATAGGGGTCAAACCATGA
- a CDS encoding phosphorylase family protein: MLYCPLIIQGDGNKVRDYSSRGILGVEMEASALMSVASFRGVDLAVALAVSDELYKGKWNPGFGSKKLKRTERLLVKAALETLISL, from the coding sequence ATGTTATACTGCCCACTCATCATTCAAGGGGACGGGAATAAAGTCAGAGATTACTCAAGCCGGGGAATTCTCGGCGTTGAAATGGAAGCTTCAGCTTTGATGAGTGTTGCCAGCTTTAGAGGAGTTGATTTGGCAGTTGCATTGGCAGTATCGGACGAACTTTATAAAGGGAAATGGAATCCCGGATTCGGGAGTAAGAAGTTAAAAAGAACTGAAAGACTCTTAGTCAAAGCTGCTTTGGAGACATTGATATCACTTTGA
- a CDS encoding DUF257 family protein: MDNGVENLIRLWESLAPGESILAEYDSLVLPYKGFHYLISWAEKRGHSIMIIDVLDTLYLYKTQLKLAGVDTGIIDKASVVKIGGRLKVGNVLKRLPANDIPKLLKDFEGFYSEYLRKVQNHSGIVIVLGLSKLLLLAESKFEGLMVIDLLIKYTGTSGRIAFYFVNVDVLENSSRYLIPLLEELATTVIRVERARKEEDIEPYVYVTVAKAINAELEGFKIKI, from the coding sequence GTGGATAATGGCGTGGAAAACCTTATCAGGCTTTGGGAGTCCCTTGCCCCAGGAGAGAGCATTTTGGCTGAATATGATTCTCTGGTGCTTCCTTACAAAGGATTTCACTATCTAATTAGCTGGGCTGAGAAAAGAGGACACTCAATAATGATTATTGATGTCCTTGATACATTGTACCTTTACAAAACTCAGCTCAAGCTTGCTGGAGTTGACACCGGCATCATTGATAAAGCATCAGTGGTTAAAATTGGAGGGAGGCTCAAAGTTGGAAACGTGTTGAAAAGGCTTCCAGCAAATGACATCCCCAAACTCCTCAAAGATTTTGAAGGATTTTACAGTGAATATCTCCGGAAAGTTCAAAATCACTCCGGTATAGTTATAGTATTGGGGCTTTCAAAACTTCTGCTTCTTGCAGAATCCAAGTTTGAGGGACTCATGGTAATTGATCTGCTTATTAAATACACCGGAACTTCTGGAAGGATAGCGTTTTATTTTGTAAATGTTGATGTGCTGGAGAACAGCTCCCGGTATTTAATTCCGCTCTTGGAGGAGCTTGCAACCACCGTGATAAGGGTGGAAAGAGCAAGAAAAGAGGAGGATATAGAACCTTATGTCTATGTTACCGTTGCAAAGGCCATTAATGCTGAGCTTGAAGGGTTTAAGATTAAGATCTAA
- a CDS encoding MFS transporter, with amino-acid sequence MNRNLSLITLSNVILVSSNALWIMYIQYFLLDLGLAKAKIGLVFSLALLMRAFGNIIGGKIADLLGYKRTLLVGYTIYAFPPLLFLLHNALFASLVYPIMSLGSGIGTPAKSLFIVEQTQRRKGLTYMLVQRVLPSIPPALTAPVGAKLYEMGKYYVAVFMGFFGLLISLLLLVFLKDTKRERAQNPFDFNLLRSKSFTDLLFLYSLDAFSTEAVQWIVPLYLRELGYSVLDYGFLISAQTLIIAFGGTFAGIFVDRFEPVNALGLSYLVVAMSLLAFSLGKGWILALAYLLWKTFGMIGFAALPLLIERYFSDIKASAFGTINAMTTLISIPAPSFGGVLLRFGVGVPFIFKAATNFVCFIWVKISLNES; translated from the coding sequence ATGAATAGAAATCTCTCCTTAATCACGCTCTCAAACGTAATATTAGTCTCCTCGAATGCGCTCTGGATTATGTACATCCAATATTTTCTCCTTGATTTAGGATTAGCAAAAGCTAAAATAGGATTAGTATTTAGCCTCGCACTTCTGATGAGAGCCTTTGGAAACATTATTGGAGGTAAAATAGCTGACTTGCTCGGGTATAAAAGAACCTTGCTCGTAGGATACACCATCTATGCTTTTCCACCATTACTATTTCTACTTCACAACGCTCTTTTTGCCTCTCTGGTCTATCCCATTATGAGCCTTGGCTCTGGAATTGGAACCCCAGCAAAGTCTCTCTTTATAGTGGAGCAGACTCAAAGGAGAAAGGGCCTAACTTATATGCTCGTTCAAAGAGTGCTGCCTTCGATTCCTCCAGCGCTGACGGCTCCAGTAGGTGCTAAGCTCTATGAGATGGGGAAATACTATGTTGCTGTCTTCATGGGCTTTTTTGGGTTGTTAATCTCTCTCCTTCTGCTGGTATTTTTGAAGGACACCAAGAGAGAAAGAGCTCAAAATCCATTTGACTTTAATCTTTTAAGGTCAAAATCTTTTACGGATTTACTCTTCTTATACTCCCTTGATGCATTTTCCACTGAGGCAGTGCAATGGATTGTGCCGCTTTACCTGAGGGAGCTTGGGTATTCTGTCTTGGATTATGGGTTCTTAATCTCAGCCCAAACGCTGATAATAGCTTTTGGAGGAACTTTTGCTGGTATCTTTGTGGACAGATTTGAGCCGGTCAATGCTTTGGGTTTGAGTTATCTGGTTGTTGCTATGTCCCTTTTGGCATTCTCGCTTGGAAAAGGCTGGATTCTTGCTTTGGCTTATTTACTATGGAAAACATTTGGAATGATTGGCTTTGCCGCTTTGCCCCTGCTAATTGAAAGGTACTTCAGTGACATAAAAGCGTCAGCATTTGGAACAATTAATGCCATGACTACACTAATTTCAATCCCCGCTCCCTCTTTTGGCGGCGTTCTGCTACGCTTTGGGGTTGGAGTGCCTTTCATATTTAAAGCAGCTACAAACTTTGTCTGTTTCATTTGGGTTAAAATCTCGCTAAATGAAAGTTAA
- a CDS encoding nitroreductase family protein, giving the protein MKVLELARRRKTVRKFLPEKPPFEDILKAIDAAKEAPSGMNAQPWHFVIVDDPWIKERIREVCEIGERKFYEKVSGKLGEWLKEKGFSPEKPFLSEAPYLILVFGYTKAPYWLHSTWIAVGYLLLALEELGLGTVTYTPPNPRAVEKLLNAPKEYKLQVILPVGYPADPKPKYERKKLEEVVSFNGF; this is encoded by the coding sequence ATGAAAGTTTTGGAGCTTGCAAGAAGAAGAAAGACTGTAAGAAAGTTCCTCCCAGAGAAGCCTCCTTTTGAAGATATCTTGAAAGCAATAGATGCTGCAAAAGAGGCTCCATCTGGTATGAATGCTCAGCCGTGGCATTTTGTAATTGTAGATGATCCTTGGATTAAGGAGAGGATTAGGGAGGTATGCGAAATCGGGGAAAGAAAGTTCTATGAAAAAGTAAGTGGAAAGCTTGGAGAGTGGCTTAAGGAGAAAGGATTTTCACCAGAAAAGCCTTTTTTAAGTGAAGCACCTTACCTCATCCTCGTCTTCGGTTACACCAAAGCCCCGTATTGGCTGCACTCAACGTGGATTGCTGTGGGTTACCTCCTTCTTGCACTGGAAGAACTTGGTTTGGGAACTGTGACATACACACCGCCAAATCCAAGAGCTGTGGAAAAGCTACTCAATGCTCCTAAAGAATACAAGCTTCAAGTAATCCTTCCAGTTGGTTATCCTGCAGATCCAAAGCCGAAATATGAAAGAAAGAAGCTGGAAGAAGTTGTCAGTTTTAATGGGTTTTAA
- a CDS encoding DUF2202 domain-containing protein, translated as MKKKLFGLMLVGVMLLTIAAGCLTTTETITQTITLTKTATQQPTNLENAGGAVTAPTGYQAVADLVSSYPVEELTQDEIDGILWMREEEKLARDVYLTLYEKWGLQIFYNIATRSEQTHMDMVLALIEKYNLTDPVGDNGIGEFTNPEIQALYDKLVAEGSKSVEDALKVGALIEEVDIKDLEEWLAKSDNEDIKFVYENLMMGSRNHLRAFVRNLENYGITYQPQVLPQDQYEQIINTPMEMGHVG; from the coding sequence ATGAAAAAGAAATTGTTTGGTCTGATGCTGGTTGGAGTTATGCTGCTTACAATAGCGGCTGGCTGTTTAACCACCACAGAAACGATCACTCAGACAATAACGCTCACCAAAACTGCAACTCAGCAGCCGACAAATCTTGAAAATGCTGGTGGAGCGGTCACAGCACCTACAGGCTACCAGGCAGTTGCTGATCTGGTTAGTTCATATCCGGTTGAAGAGCTTACCCAGGATGAAATTGATGGGATCCTCTGGATGCGTGAGGAGGAGAAGCTTGCAAGGGACGTTTATCTGACGCTTTATGAAAAGTGGGGGTTGCAGATATTTTACAACATTGCCACAAGGAGCGAGCAGACGCATATGGACATGGTGCTGGCTTTGATTGAGAAGTACAATTTAACTGACCCTGTGGGAGACAACGGCATCGGCGAGTTTACAAATCCGGAGATTCAAGCCCTTTATGACAAGCTCGTTGCTGAAGGGAGCAAAAGTGTTGAGGATGCCCTCAAAGTTGGTGCACTCATTGAAGAGGTTGACATCAAAGATTTGGAGGAATGGCTTGCAAAGAGCGACAACGAAGATATAAAGTTCGTTTATGAGAACCTCATGATGGGCTCAAGAAATCACCTGAGAGCATTTGTCAGGAACCTTGAGAACTATGGCATAACATATCAGCCGCAGGTGTTGCCTCAGGATCAGTATGAGCAGATAATAAATACACCAATGGAAATGGGACACGTTGGATGA
- a CDS encoding carotenoid biosynthesis protein, protein MKADIKIALVFIVLANIMKKSPVYLLLYLFGFAILSQRAWKSLPKLLLWALVVGFSAEIIGTHVCLPFGCYEYVNLRPQIFGVGLFVPLAWGIFGAVAYLTASYFFRNWGKRLLFAALLMVIIDLSVDPIMTSWKAWIWKRTTAINWFGIPWTNYLGWFVVSLIFFYLYERFSRVEVEDALLKLGPPIYLLEMLTFMIYAPQSVRTPTEIAFLMSLAVILPLYLWRRMK, encoded by the coding sequence ATGAAAGCTGATATCAAAATCGCCTTGGTATTCATTGTTCTTGCAAATATAATGAAAAAGTCGCCTGTGTATCTTCTTCTCTATCTTTTCGGTTTTGCAATATTGTCTCAAAGAGCCTGGAAATCTTTACCCAAACTTCTCCTCTGGGCGTTAGTAGTTGGATTTTCGGCCGAAATTATCGGCACACATGTGTGCTTACCTTTCGGATGCTATGAATACGTAAATTTGAGACCCCAAATTTTTGGTGTTGGATTGTTTGTTCCCCTTGCATGGGGAATTTTTGGAGCAGTTGCATATCTGACAGCAAGCTATTTCTTCAGGAACTGGGGTAAAAGACTCCTTTTTGCTGCTCTTCTGATGGTCATTATTGATCTCTCTGTTGACCCAATAATGACCTCTTGGAAAGCCTGGATCTGGAAGAGAACAACAGCCATAAACTGGTTCGGAATCCCATGGACAAATTATCTGGGCTGGTTTGTGGTATCATTGATATTCTTCTACCTGTATGAACGTTTTTCAAGGGTTGAAGTTGAGGATGCGCTTTTAAAGCTCGGCCCTCCGATTTACCTTCTGGAAATGCTAACATTCATGATTTATGCTCCCCAGAGCGTAAGAACTCCTACAGAGATTGCGTTTTTGATGTCTTTAGCTGTGATTCTCCCGCTGTATTTATGGAGGCGGATGAAATGA
- a CDS encoding carbon-nitrogen hydrolase family protein — MRVALIPMNVEAGNFEANWQEFKRRFEEALEHSPDIMVFPEYCLTGFDEWDFSGAKLYDEIVNRVSTLAKENSVYVILGLLEPYKRCVYNSALLFNRGGEVILKHRKFQEPMKFCTGNTVKTAKTEFGKFAIIICGDLYNKRILKWVKLKKPDYIFVPMEYSPDYGKLNEEDVEAMGKRVKLLSTKTFIVNSYPPGGAWVFDEEGKLLTSSKGKEILGVKI, encoded by the coding sequence ATGAGGGTAGCTCTAATTCCAATGAATGTTGAAGCTGGGAACTTTGAGGCGAACTGGCAGGAGTTTAAAAGGAGGTTCGAGGAGGCGCTGGAACACAGCCCTGACATCATGGTTTTCCCTGAGTACTGCCTCACGGGCTTTGATGAGTGGGACTTCAGCGGGGCAAAGCTCTACGATGAGATTGTGAACAGGGTGAGCACACTTGCGAAGGAGAACTCTGTCTATGTAATACTCGGTCTTCTTGAGCCATACAAGCGTTGCGTTTACAACTCTGCGCTACTCTTCAACAGGGGAGGTGAGGTTATCTTAAAGCACCGCAAGTTTCAGGAGCCGATGAAGTTCTGCACTGGTAACACTGTAAAAACTGCCAAAACAGAATTTGGAAAATTTGCGATAATTATCTGTGGCGATCTTTACAACAAACGTATACTGAAGTGGGTGAAGCTGAAAAAACCCGACTACATCTTCGTGCCGATGGAGTACTCACCGGACTATGGCAAACTCAACGAAGAAGACGTTGAGGCGATGGGAAAGAGGGTTAAACTTCTCTCGACCAAAACTTTCATTGTGAACAGCTATCCGCCAGGCGGTGCGTGGGTCTTCGATGAGGAGGGAAAGCTTCTGACATCATCCAAGGGGAAAGAAATTCTGGGGGTAAAAATTTGA
- a CDS encoding DUF4405 domain-containing protein: MRMWVSLALFVTWLITGITGVILLVAPLAVQYGINLPVDTADTIHSYVGFMFFGLSFVHLALNWGAMKTYFRRMFKK, encoded by the coding sequence ATGAGGATGTGGGTCTCTCTTGCACTTTTCGTCACATGGCTTATCACAGGGATAACGGGAGTAATACTCCTTGTTGCTCCGCTGGCAGTGCAATATGGCATAAACCTGCCCGTTGATACGGCAGATACAATACATTCTTATGTCGGCTTCATGTTCTTCGGCCTCTCTTTTGTGCACCTGGCACTTAACTGGGGAGCTATGAAAACCTACTTCAGGAGGATGTTCAAGAAGTAA
- a CDS encoding DUF2202 domain-containing protein: MRKLLALFVIVILLGVVSSSGCVGETKTETATVTDTIPLTADTNGNVNTQELQSYIESLPAGELTEAEKDGLLYMVEEEKLAHDVYTKLYEKWGLQIFSNIAKSETTHVESVRMLLKKYNLPDPTADSKIGEFKNKKLQDLYNKLIEQGMKSEIDALKVGALIEEVDIIDLQERIAETNKLDIITVYENLMMGSRNHLRAFVSQLKNRGVTYEPQVLPKDEYEQIISSPMEKGQGMGEKP; encoded by the coding sequence ATGAGAAAGCTACTGGCATTGTTTGTTATCGTGATCTTGCTTGGAGTAGTGAGCTCTTCTGGCTGTGTAGGGGAAACAAAGACCGAAACTGCAACGGTAACTGATACAATTCCTTTAACCGCTGACACAAATGGTAATGTAAATACCCAAGAGTTGCAATCTTACATTGAGTCCTTGCCGGCTGGAGAGCTAACTGAAGCTGAAAAGGATGGTCTTCTGTACATGGTTGAGGAGGAAAAGCTCGCTCATGATGTTTACACTAAACTCTACGAAAAGTGGGGATTGCAGATATTCAGCAATATTGCCAAAAGTGAAACAACCCATGTTGAGTCCGTTAGGATGTTGCTTAAGAAGTACAATCTGCCCGATCCAACAGCAGATTCAAAGATAGGAGAGTTCAAAAATAAAAAGCTCCAAGACTTATACAACAAACTGATAGAGCAGGGCATGAAGAGCGAAATTGATGCCCTAAAAGTAGGTGCCCTGATAGAGGAAGTCGATATCATCGATCTCCAAGAAAGAATAGCAGAAACAAATAAACTTGACATAATAACGGTATACGAAAACCTTATGATGGGTTCAAGAAATCACCTCAGGGCATTTGTAAGTCAACTGAAGAACAGAGGAGTAACATACGAGCCACAGGTTTTGCCGAAGGATGAATATGAACAAATAATCAGCAGTCCGATGGAAAAGGGTCAAGGAATGGGTGAAAAACCCTAA
- a CDS encoding protein-tyrosine phosphatase family protein produces the protein MIIPKFITDKVAFSPMPHPEEIAELAKEFQAVVVLTYEYELYYDLKEWEKHGVEVLYSPIEDFSAPTLEQLINIVRWIDEKVRDGKKVLIHCFGGSGRSGTIAVAYLMYSQGLSLRDALTRVRSLKPSAVETWSQMDILRKFERYLKGVTG, from the coding sequence ATGATAATTCCAAAGTTCATAACTGACAAAGTTGCCTTTTCCCCTATGCCACATCCAGAAGAGATTGCAGAACTTGCAAAGGAGTTCCAAGCCGTTGTGGTGCTTACGTATGAATACGAGCTCTACTATGATTTGAAGGAGTGGGAGAAGCATGGGGTGGAAGTCCTTTACAGTCCCATTGAGGATTTCTCAGCTCCTACACTGGAGCAGCTGATTAATATCGTCAGATGGATAGATGAAAAAGTCAGAGATGGAAAGAAAGTCCTGATTCACTGCTTTGGGGGAAGCGGAAGAAGCGGAACAATAGCGGTTGCATATCTAATGTATTCCCAAGGTTTGAGCCTGAGAGATGCCCTTACAAGGGTTCGTTCACTTAAGCCCTCAGCCGTTGAAACCTGGAGCCAGATGGACATCCTCAGGAAGTTCGAAAGATACCTAAAGGGAGTTACTGGGTAA
- a CDS encoding MBL fold metallo-hydrolase, with protein MIVYFIGTGGSEGIPAHLCTCRTCEEARRLGFAQRKPSTLAVITKNNEAILIDVGTDIRDLLHVPLKAILLTHWHHDHIYGLYKLRWIAQETELYAPEGHADALILNDPKNLKPKTIKAGDVLKIDSLKITALKLNHEIETLGFLIEEDGKRFALLYDTKGIPPETMAILREKSPDVAVVDATYAPGVNDPYHNNVDEGAEVGSEIAEEVYLSHISHKNMPFLQLLAYVKKRYGSKVRVAYDGLIVNI; from the coding sequence ATGATAGTCTATTTCATAGGGACAGGAGGATCCGAAGGGATTCCAGCCCACCTCTGCACATGTAGAACCTGTGAAGAAGCTCGTAGATTAGGTTTTGCTCAAAGAAAGCCCTCAACACTGGCGGTAATAACCAAAAACAACGAAGCGATTTTGATTGATGTAGGGACCGACATAAGAGACCTCCTCCATGTTCCTCTAAAGGCAATCCTTCTCACACACTGGCACCATGATCACATCTATGGACTGTATAAGCTCAGATGGATAGCACAGGAAACAGAGCTGTACGCTCCCGAGGGTCATGCGGATGCATTAATTCTAAATGATCCCAAAAACTTAAAGCCGAAGACAATTAAGGCTGGTGATGTCCTGAAAATTGACTCGCTGAAAATCACTGCTCTCAAGCTGAATCATGAAATTGAGACTTTGGGTTTTTTAATCGAAGAGGATGGAAAGAGGTTTGCCCTGCTTTATGACACAAAAGGCATTCCCCCAGAAACCATGGCTATTTTAAGGGAGAAATCCCCGGATGTTGCCGTTGTTGATGCCACCTATGCTCCGGGTGTCAATGATCCCTATCACAACAATGTTGATGAAGGAGCTGAAGTTGGAAGTGAGATTGCAGAGGAGGTGTATCTCTCACACATTTCACATAAAAACATGCCTTTTCTCCAGCTCTTGGCGTATGTTAAAAAGAGATATGGAAGCAAAGTTAGAGTTGCTTATGATGGGTTAATAGTTAACATTTGA
- a CDS encoding nucleotidyltransferase domain-containing protein, with translation MIKNYEYYLPLIKKACEEVLGKCEVYVFGSVVEGKFTAGSDVDILIKVEKIPKNVKERASIIVEIEEKAGLPYDHPFELHLVDEEGFKWYVETLRVKFRKV, from the coding sequence ATGATAAAAAATTATGAATACTACCTCCCTCTGATCAAAAAAGCTTGCGAGGAAGTTTTGGGGAAATGTGAGGTGTACGTATTTGGTAGCGTAGTTGAAGGGAAGTTCACGGCTGGAAGTGATGTTGATATTCTGATAAAAGTTGAGAAAATTCCCAAAAATGTAAAAGAAAGAGCTTCCATTATTGTTGAAATAGAAGAAAAAGCCGGTTTGCCCTATGATCATCCTTTTGAGTTGCACTTAGTTGATGAAGAGGGTTTTAAGTGGTATGTAGAAACTTTGAGGGTCAAATTCAGAAAGGTTTAA
- a CDS encoding HEPN domain-containing protein, translating to MFFEKGAYDLASFNFGQSVQLELKAILLEYFGKESEVREFIRRHRNDIKALEDAYTDTRYEPVVYRDYDAEAIKAAAELSLQFVRSLVG from the coding sequence ATTTTCTTTGAAAAAGGTGCTTATGATCTCGCATCATTTAATTTTGGGCAATCAGTCCAGCTTGAACTAAAAGCTATTTTACTTGAATACTTCGGAAAAGAAAGTGAAGTTAGGGAATTTATAAGAAGACACAGAAATGACATTAAAGCATTAGAAGATGCTTACACAGACACAAGATATGAGCCCGTTGTGTACAGGGATTATGATGCCGAGGCTATAAAAGCTGCTGCTGAGTTAAGTCTCCAATTTGTGAGGAGTCTGGTGGGATAA
- a CDS encoding Mut7-C RNAse domain-containing protein — translation MKPKLIADMMLGRLARWLRLYGYDTVYGVKDDDEIIEIAKKEGRIILTRDEELAKRAKNAILISSNKFEEQIKQLMELGFTFNELFPENARCPKCNGLIKEIPKEKIKDKVPPGVYEKYNEFYICTECGQIYWPGRQWQEMVKIDKKLRESI, via the coding sequence ATGAAGCCGAAGCTTATAGCTGATATGATGCTTGGCCGCTTAGCAAGGTGGTTAAGGCTTTACGGCTATGATACAGTGTATGGGGTTAAAGATGATGACGAAATCATTGAGATTGCTAAAAAAGAGGGGAGAATAATTCTTACAAGAGACGAGGAGCTGGCAAAGAGAGCAAAAAATGCCATTCTGATAAGCTCAAATAAATTCGAGGAGCAGATAAAACAGCTTATGGAGCTTGGATTCACATTCAATGAACTGTTCCCAGAGAATGCAAGATGCCCAAAGTGCAATGGGCTGATAAAAGAGATACCTAAAGAAAAAATAAAAGATAAAGTTCCCCCAGGAGTTTATGAGAAATACAACGAATTCTATATCTGCACTGAATGCGGTCAAATTTACTGGCCTGGGAGGCAGTGGCAAGAGATGGTAAAGATAGACAAAAAACTGAGGGAGAGCATATGA
- a CDS encoding 6-hydroxymethylpterin diphosphokinase MptE-like protein has translation MKFEEWKPFYNEIVTTMGYDVMKDREAAEILQELLLKNKNYIKPHYLREIIEGKKVYIFGAGPSLELALKYLSFKDGIKISADGATSALLEFGLVPDIVVTDLDGRFEDIRRADLLGAYIVVHAHGDNIEKLKEYVPQLEKVLGTCQTEPLDIVHNFGGFTDGDRAVFLAEEFGAEEIILVGFDFGDVVGKWSKPHLKEHAPIWESKRKKFEFAQKLLQWLKKNGKAKIRRIVCHPIDYAISKCYIER, from the coding sequence ATGAAATTCGAAGAGTGGAAGCCGTTTTACAATGAGATAGTTACTACAATGGGATATGATGTGATGAAAGATAGGGAGGCAGCTGAAATCCTCCAGGAGTTGCTCCTTAAGAACAAAAACTACATAAAGCCTCATTATCTGAGAGAGATAATCGAAGGCAAAAAGGTGTACATTTTTGGAGCAGGACCGAGTTTGGAGCTTGCTTTGAAGTATCTGTCATTTAAAGATGGGATTAAGATCTCCGCGGATGGAGCAACCTCCGCGCTTTTGGAGTTTGGATTAGTCCCAGACATCGTCGTTACAGATCTTGACGGACGTTTTGAAGACATAAGGAGGGCTGACTTACTTGGAGCATACATCGTGGTTCATGCTCATGGGGACAACATTGAGAAGCTAAAAGAATACGTCCCACAGCTCGAAAAGGTTCTCGGTACATGCCAGACAGAACCTTTGGATATAGTCCACAACTTTGGCGGCTTTACTGATGGAGATAGAGCTGTCTTCCTGGCAGAAGAATTTGGAGCGGAGGAAATAATATTAGTAGGGTTTGATTTTGGGGATGTGGTCGGAAAGTGGAGCAAGCCACATCTAAAGGAACACGCACCAATCTGGGAGTCCAAAAGGAAAAAGTTTGAATTTGCCCAGAAGCTCTTACAGTGGCTGAAAAAGAATGGAAAGGCTAAGATAAGGCGTATAGTGTGTCATCCAATTGATTATGCAATATCCAAATGCTACATTGAAAGGTAG
- a CDS encoding LSm family protein, which translates to MSEPLLDETLKKWKDRKIALAVNGEHSFIGILREFDGESLLLEDVTDVVGNKGKQLLVRIDDVSWIMLME; encoded by the coding sequence ATGAGTGAACCCCTACTCGACGAGACCCTAAAAAAGTGGAAAGATAGGAAAATCGCACTGGCAGTTAATGGAGAGCATTCATTCATCGGTATTCTCAGGGAATTTGACGGAGAGTCTCTCCTCCTCGAAGATGTTACAGATGTTGTTGGAAACAAGGGAAAACAGCTTTTAGTCAGAATTGACGATGTGAGCTGGATAATGCTCATGGAGTGA